The stretch of DNA CGGCTCCAACAGCAAAACCAACTGCAACGCCAGTAGTGACTGCTGCACCAACAGTAAAACCAACTACTGCTCCTACAACTGCTCCGACTAGCACACCAACAGCCACACCAGCTCCCGTTGTGACACCAACACCGGGTGGTGGCTCAGGGTTGCCAAAATGTGAAGCTGCTTGGAACGCTGGCAGCTCGTACGCTGGTGGCGCAAAAGTCAGCTACAACGCAGTGAACTACACCGCGAAATGGTGGGCCAATGCAGGCGCCGAGCCCGGCAAAGATGGTGCTTGGGGTACTGTTGGCGCCTGTGACGCAGCGGGCATGGCAACACCTGTACCAGGTGGTGGCGGCTCAACCGGTGGTGTACCTAGTAAAGCCGAAGCGGAAGCTTATGCTGCTACACTCACTAACAGCGATATTTTCAGCAAAGTAAAAGCTTCAGTACGCACACTCCCTAACGCGGTGGTTGAAGCCGTAGCACCAGGTTTGATGAGCAACCCAAGCAACGTAAAACGTGTGGAAGCCATCCTGCCGAAAGCGAAGTGGGATTACTACTTCTCGAAAGCGCACCCAAGCTACACTTACACCCGCTTCTTGCAAGCTGCAGCTAAATTCCCAGCCTTCTGCGGCGACTACACTGATGGCCGCAATGCCGATGAAATCTGCCGTCGCTCATTGGCAGCATCGTTTGCGCACTTTGCGCAAGAAACCGGTGGCCACAGCGTAACGCAATATGGCAATCCAGAATGGCTGCAAGCACTGGTGCACGTGCGTGAAATGGGTTGTACTGAAGATGGCACTGGTTGTGGTTACAACACCGAGTGTACTGACCCAGTATTCAACAAAGTTTGGACTTGCGGCACCGATGCCAAAGGCGGCTTCAAGAAATACTACGGCCGTGGCGCGAAACAGTTGTCTTACAACTACAACTACGGTCCATTTAGCCAAGCGATGTTTGATGGCGACCAATCGGTACTGTTGAAAGATCCGGATCGCGTGGCAGAAAGCTGGTTGAACTTGGCTTCAGCGGTGTTCTTCTTCGTGTATCCACAGCCACCAAAACCATCAATGCTGCACGTGATTGATGGCACTTGGGTACCGAACGACTTTGATAAATCACGTCAATTGGGTAACGACTTCCCAACCACGATCCAGATTATCAATGCCGAATGCCAAGACTCACCAACCAAAGCTGCGGCGCAAAATCGTCTGAACTACTACACCGAGTTTGCTCGTGATCTGGGCTGGGATATCAGCAAAGAGTCGATGAAATGTTCAGGCATG from Chitinibacter fontanus encodes:
- a CDS encoding glycoside hydrolase family 19 protein, yielding MNKKFQISTLLAAMCLSAGVWAASAWDAKAVYLANDVVTYQGQDYKAKWWTTGEAPGSNQWGPWQLVSAGGVTPAPTTKPTAAPTVAPTAAPTSAPVVTATPTAKPTATPVVTAAPTAKPTATPVVTAAPTVKPTTAPTTAPTSTPTATPAPVVTPTPGGGSGLPKCEAAWNAGSSYAGGAKVSYNAVNYTAKWWANAGAEPGKDGAWGTVGACDAAGMATPVPGGGGSTGGVPSKAEAEAYAATLTNSDIFSKVKASVRTLPNAVVEAVAPGLMSNPSNVKRVEAILPKAKWDYYFSKAHPSYTYTRFLQAAAKFPAFCGDYTDGRNADEICRRSLAASFAHFAQETGGHSVTQYGNPEWLQALVHVREMGCTEDGTGCGYNTECTDPVFNKVWTCGTDAKGGFKKYYGRGAKQLSYNYNYGPFSQAMFDGDQSVLLKDPDRVAESWLNLASAVFFFVYPQPPKPSMLHVIDGTWVPNDFDKSRQLGNDFPTTIQIINAECQDSPTKAAAQNRLNYYTEFARDLGWDISKESMKCSGMGRFDGASSAAFNIYWEKDWKVGGDNKCQLVSYQTPYNALIDSQYTKCVEANWGVTLK